The following proteins come from a genomic window of Crassostrea angulata isolate pt1a10 chromosome 1, ASM2561291v2, whole genome shotgun sequence:
- the LOC128169073 gene encoding C-type lectin mannose-binding isoform-like, with protein sequence MRGFEVSSFFAIFALVLCLTTSDAAQDNEDDVLMKNISTLHFQLFTSIQKKTKLIKTAVFETQCSGSGCTFNGCESSGSETCDGQMFTKLNTIQSSIINILKKKPETMVCKQGWKRYNGHCYHLFNEKMNWFQAQIFCRNQGTTLLQINDANENKWLTENFPNVAYWIDFTDVGMEGKWVTLSTGKNEYSNWDRGQPDNSAGKQHFAINNYGKRLGLWNDGEIALTFQAMCETSGSGF encoded by the exons ATGCGAGGTTTTGAAGTCAGCTCTTTCTTTGCAATATTTGCACTTGTCCTCTGTTTGACGACATCTGATGCAGCACAAGACAATGAAGACGATGTTTTGATGAAAAACATATcaactttacattttcaactgtttaCGTCCAtccaaaagaaaacaaaattgatcaag ACAGCTGTATTTGAGACCCAGTGCAGTGGATCAGGCTGTACGTTCAATGGTTGCGAGTCCAGTGGATCCGAAACCTGTGATGGGCAGATGTTCACAAAGTTGAATACGATCCAATCAAGTatcatcaatattttgaaaaaaaagccaGAAACTATGG TTTGTAAACAAGGATGGAAACGTTACAACGGCCACTGCTACCACttattcaatgaaaaaatgaactGGTTTCAAGCACAG ATTTTCTGTAGAAACCAAGGTACAACTCTGCTTCAAATCAATGATGCAAATGAAAATAAGTGGCTGACTGAGAACTTTCCAAATG TTGCGTATTGGATTGATTTCACTGATGTTGGTATGGAGGGAAAATGGGTGACACTTTCAACAGGAAAAAATGAGTACAGTAACTGGGATAGAGGACAACCCGATAACTCCGCTGGTAAGCAGCACTTTGCGATCAACAATTATGGAAAAAGACTTGGACTTTGGAACGATGGAGAAATTGCCTTGACATTTCAAGCAATGTGCGAAACATCGG GTTCAGGGTTCTGA